A single window of Nicotiana sylvestris chromosome 3, ASM39365v2, whole genome shotgun sequence DNA harbors:
- the LOC104227141 gene encoding uncharacterized protein, producing MDKFVTRLNHSQPSPSCQSLIQANANLSYLINELDLGSLKGDLGERIPISDYNPRIRDEVRKHYIQQDPCQPSKHQFPKTLIGVRMRQFVPSWFNGQFSKWLEYSVKKDAAFCLCCYLFKNEFIHGSAGEFYTKNGFRAWNKGLEILRLHVGDVNSVYDKCFKKILDLSNHHQSIQVVFDKHSEKLKSEYRMRLEASIDVARLLLLYGLPFRGHDESESSTNQGLFLGFLRWHGDKHPDVGKDIINACAKETLKAIIGDLNGDYFGILVDESKDISHKEQMALVLHYIDKNGEVVERFVGLVHVSDTSACSLKEAIYSLLSDHSLSPSQIRGQGYDGASNMRGEISGLKTLIMKDSSSAYYIHCFAHQLQLTLVAMSKKHLDVEDFFFHVTNVLNVIGVSFKRRDLLRHLQAEKLEQLLESGEIHTGQGLNQERELQRPGDTRWGSHFKTLDNFIVIFSSIIRVLEVIEHEGSTSNERNQAKYLLSEIITFKFVFMLHLMLKVLAMSNELNKIL from the exons ATGGATAAATTTGTCACGAGGTTGAACCATTCTCAACCAAGTCCTAGTTGTCAATCCTTGATCCAAGCGAATGCCAATCTTTCCTATCTTATAAATGAACTCGATTTGGGGTCACTTAAAGGCGATCTAGGAGAAAGAATACCTATTTCTGACTATAACCCTAGAATACGAGATGAAGTAAGGAAACATTACATTCAACAAGATCCTTGTCAACCTTCCAAGCATCAATTTCCCAAAACTCTAATAGGAGTAAGAATGCGTCAATTTGTTCCAAGTTGGTTCAATGGTCAATTTTCTAAATGGTTGGAGTATAGTGTGAAGAAAGATGCGGCATTTTGCTTATGTTGTTATTTGTTCAAAAATGAATTTATTCATGGAAGTGCAGGTGAATTTTATACAAAAAATGGTTTTAGGGCTTGGAATAAGGGTCTTGAAATATTGCGTTTACACGTTGGTGATGTTAATAGTGTCTATGATAAATGTTTCAAGAAGATTCTAGATTTATCAAATCATCATCAATCAATTCAAGTTGTTTTTGATAAGCACTCCGAGAAGTTAAAAAGTGAGTATCGAATGCGTTTAGAAGCATCAATTGATGTGGCAAGACTTCTATTATTGTATGGATTGCCTTTTAGGGGACATGACGAAAGTGAATCTTCAACAAATCAAGGCCTTTTTCTAGGATTCTTACGATGGCATGGGGACAAGCATCCGGATGTGGGAAAA GATATTATCAATGCTTGTGCAAAAGAAACATTAAAGGCTATAATTGGAGACTTGAATGGAGACTACTTTGGTATATTAGTTGATGAGTCCAAAGATATCTCACACAAAGAACAAATGGCTCTTGTTTTGCATTATATTGATAAGAATGGTGAAGTGGTAGAGCGATTTGTTGGTCTTGTTCATGTTAGTGATACATCGGCATGCTCATTGAAGGAAGCAATCTACTCTTTGCTTTCGGACCACTCACTAAGTCCATCCCAAATACGTGGACAAGGTTATGATGGAGCTAGTAACATGAGGGGAGAGATAAGTGGTCTTAAGACTTTGATTATGAAAGACAGCTCATCGGCATATTACATTCATTGCTTTGCTCATCAATTGCAATTAACACTTGTAGCTATGTCTAAAAAGCATTTGGATGTCGAAGACTTCTTCTTTCATGTTACTAATGTGTTGAATGTCATTGGAGTATCTTTTAAGCGCAGAGATTTGCTTCGCCATCTTCAAGCTGAAAAACTGGAGCAATTACTTGAGTCTGGTGAAATTCATACCGGGCAAGGACTAAATCAAGAACGCGAGCTTCAAAGACCAGGTGATACTCGTTGGGGATCACATTTCAAAACATTAGATAACTTTATTGTTATTTTCTCATCTATTATTCGTGTGCTTGAAGTGATTGAACATGAAGGTTCTACCTCAAATGAGAGAAATCAAGCAAAATATCTTTTGAGTGAGATAATAACATTTAAATTTGTTTTTATGCTTCACTTGATGTTGAAAGTTTTGGCAATGTCAAATGAGTTGAACAAGATCCTATAA
- the LOC138888274 gene encoding uncharacterized protein, translated as MEFLKITKKRLQDMRETGWESLLDDVSSFCHMHDIIIPKMDESYFPGNSKRKSSGICYSHHLRVDIFYAVIGVQLQELNDRFGVVSSELLLGMASLNPINSFANFDKGRIMALAKCYPNEFDEVQIRDLSYQLDTFIIHMRAGHPKFSNLQGISDLAKALVETNLVETYLYVYLLVKLTLILPVATATVERAFSSMKQIKNEERNNMGDQYLNDCLVCYIELDVFTNISNDVIIDRFQNMKARRGQL; from the coding sequence ATGGAGTTTCTTAAGATTACAAAGAAAAGATTGCAAGATATGAGGGAAACTGGATGGGAATCTTTGCTAGATGATGTTTCCTCATTTTGTcatatgcatgatattataattCCCAAGATGGATGAATCCTATTTTCCTGGAAATTCGAAGCGCAAGTCTTCTGGTATTTGTTATTCACACCACTTGCGTGTTGATATCTTTTATGCTGTAATTGGTGTGCAACTTCAAGAGCTTAATGACCGTTTTGGTGTAGTGAGTAGCGAATTGCTTCTTGGGATGGCTAGCTTGAATCCAATCAATTCTTTTGCTAATTTTGATAAAGGTAGAATAATGGCTTTAGCAAAATGTTACCCAAATGAGTTTGATGAAGTACAGATTCGAGACTTGAGTTATCAACTAGATACTTTCATAATTCATATGCGAGCTGGCCATCCCAAGTTCTCCAACTTGCAAGGAATTAGCGATTTGGCAAAAGCATTGGTTGAGACAAATCTTGTGGAGACTTATTTGTATGTTTATCTACTTGTGAAGTTAACTTTAATTTTACCTGTTGCTACCGCAACTGTGGAGAGAGCATTCTCATCCATGAAGCAGATAAAGAATGAAGAGCGGAACAACATGGGTGATCAATATTTAAATGATTGTTTAGTTTGTTACATAGAGCTTGATGTATTTACAAATATAAGTAATGATGTCATTATTGATCGTTTTCAAAATATGAAAGCTCGTAGAGGACAATTGTAA
- the LOC104227134 gene encoding probable arabinose 5-phosphate isomerase, producing MGSLPPPYLDFSHHSSKQDSSIDPTKLLDLFKAQQNYLNHFFQNLDLTQTLTFTQTLVNAKGTIFFTGVGKSGFVAQKISQTLVSLGIKSGFLSPVDALHGDIGILDPQDILVMFSKSGNTEELLKLVPCAKAKRVFLISVTSVKPNCLMGLCDLNVHLPLERELCPFDLAPVTSTAIQMVFGDTVAIALMGARNLSKEEYAANHPAGRIGKSLIFKVRDVMKKKEELPICKEGDLIMDQLVELTSKGCGCLLVIDEEFHLLGTFTDGDLRRTLKASGEGIFKLTVGEMCNRKPRTIDPDAMAVDAMQKMESPPSPVQFLPVIDQDNVLIGIVTLHGLVSAGL from the exons atgggGTCTCTTCCACCTCCATATTTGGACTTCTCTCATCATTCCTCAAAGCAAGATTCATCAATAGACCCAACCAAACTTCTCGATCTCTTCAAAGCCCAACAAAATTATCTCAATCACTTCTTTCAAAATCTTGATCTTACCCAAACTTTAACTTTCACCCAAACACTCGTTAATGCCAAAGGTACAATCTTTTTTACCGGTGTGGGAAAATCTGGATTTGTCGCCCAAAAAATCTCACAGACTCTTGTTTCTCTTGGTATCAAATCTGGGTTTTTATCCCCTGTGGATGCGCTCCATGGAGACATTGGCATTTTAGATCCTCAAGATATTTTGGTTATGTTTAGCAAGAGTGGGAATACAGAAGAATTGTTAAAGCTTGTGCCTTGTGCAAAGGCTAAAAGGGTCTTTTTAATCTCGGTTACTTCTGTAAAGCCTAATTGTTTGATGGGGTTGTGTGATCTGAATGTGCATTTGCCTTTGGAGAGAGAATTATGCCCTTTTGATTTGGCACCTGTGACCTCTACAGCTATACAAATGGTATTTGGTGATACAGTGGCGATTGCTTTAATGGGGGCAAGGAATTTGAGCAAAGAAGAGTATGCTGCGAATCATCCTGCTGGTAGGATCGGGAAAAGCTTGATCTTTAAG GTGAGAGATGTgatgaagaagaaagaagaactTCCAATTTGCAAGGAAGGAGATCTTATTATGGATCAACTAGTAGAGCTGACAAGCAAAGGATGCGGTTGCCTCCTTGTTATTGATGAGGAGTTTCATCTGCTAGGCACATTCACTGATGGTGATTTACGTCGGACATTGAAAGCCAGCGGGGAAGGAATCTTTAAGCTTACAGTAGGAGAAATGTGTAACAG GAAACCAAGGACAATTGATCCTGATGCTATGGCAGTTGATGCGATGCAGAAGATGGAGTCTCCGCCATCTCCAGTCCAATTCTTGCCAGTTATTGATCAGGATAATGTTTTGATTGGTATTGTTACATTACATGGACTGGTCTCAGCAGGCTTGTGA